A DNA window from Hordeum vulgare subsp. vulgare chromosome 1H, MorexV3_pseudomolecules_assembly, whole genome shotgun sequence contains the following coding sequences:
- the LOC123428245 gene encoding ATP synthase subunit gamma, mitochondrial isoform X1: MAMAMAALRREGRRVLLSTPSPAAAMAAHSPAASQSQIAPLGARSISTQIVRNRMKSVKNIQKITKAMKMVAASKLRAVQTRTENSRGLWQPFTALLGDAPSVNVKKNVIVAITSDKGLCGGINSTSVKVSKALQKMTSGPEKESKYVILGEKGKVQLIRDSRKHIEMTVSELQKNPINYTQVAVLADDILKNVEYDAIRVVFNKFQSVISFRPTLATILSPEVMEKESESGGKVGELDSYEIEGGETKSEILQNLTEFQFSCVMYNAVLENACSELGARMSAMDSSSRNAGEMLDRLTLTYNRTRQASITTELTEIISGASALEG; this comes from the exons ATGGCGATGGCGATGGCTGCCCTAAGACGCGAGGGGCGGCGTGTCCTCCTCTCCACCCCCTCACCGGCAGCCGCCATGGCTGCGCACTCCCCGGCTGCCTCCCAGTC GCAGATTGCTCCGCTTGGTGCACGGTCCATCTCAACACAAATTG TGAGGAACCGCATGAAAAGTGTCAAGAACATCCAAAAGATTACGAAAGCAATGAAGATGGTTGCAGCATCAAAGCTTCGTGCTGTTCAAACAAGAACTGAGAATTCACGTGGTCTATGGCAGCCATTCACAGCTCTTCTTGGGGATGCTCCTA GTGTAAATGTCAAGAAGAATGTTATTGTAGCCATTACATCTGATAAGGGTCTCTGTGGTGGTATCAATTCTACATCTGTTAAAGTCAGCAAAGCACTCCAGAAGATGACTTCTG GTCCAGAGAAAGAAAGCAAGTATGTCATATTAGGAGAAAAGGGGAAAGTTCAACTCATCCGTGACTCCAGGAAGCATATTGAAATGACAGTATCTGAGTTGCAGAAGAACCCTATTAACTACACACAG gTTGCTGTGCTCGCAGATGATATCTTGAAAAATGTTGAATATGATGCTATAAGAGTTGTTTTTAACAAGTTTCAGTCTGTCATTTCATTTAGGCCTACATTGGCCACAATACTGTCCCCAGAG GTTATGGAGAAAGAATCGGAATCTGGTGGGAAGGTTGGTGAGCTGGATTCGTATGAAATTGAAGGAGGTGAAACAAAATCAGAAATCCTGCAGAATCTTACCGAGTTCCAGTTTTCTTGT GTTATGTATAATGCTGTTCTAGAGAATGCCTGCAGTGAGCTTGGTGCCCGTATGTCTGCTATGGACAGCTCCAGCAGAAATGCCGGTGAAATGCTTGACCGTCTTACACTGACATACAACAG GACACGTCAAGCATCTATCACTACGGAGCTCACTGAGATCATATCCGGTGCCTCTGCTCTTGAgggatga
- the LOC123428245 gene encoding ATP synthase subunit gamma, mitochondrial isoform X2 has protein sequence MAMAMAALRREGRRVLLSTPSPAAAMAAHSPAASQSQIAPLGARSISTQIVRNRMKSVKNIQKITKAMKMVAASKLRAVQTRTENSRGLWQPFTALLGDAPSVNVKKNVIVAITSDKGLCGGINSTSVKVSKALQKMTSGPEKESKYVILGEKGKVQLIRDSRKHIEMTVSELQKNPINYTQVAVLADDILKNVEYDAIRVVFNKFQSVISFRPTLATILSPEVMEKESESGGKVGELDSYEIEGGETKSEILQNLTEFQFSCVMYNAVLENAQKIDQS, from the exons ATGGCGATGGCGATGGCTGCCCTAAGACGCGAGGGGCGGCGTGTCCTCCTCTCCACCCCCTCACCGGCAGCCGCCATGGCTGCGCACTCCCCGGCTGCCTCCCAGTC GCAGATTGCTCCGCTTGGTGCACGGTCCATCTCAACACAAATTG TGAGGAACCGCATGAAAAGTGTCAAGAACATCCAAAAGATTACGAAAGCAATGAAGATGGTTGCAGCATCAAAGCTTCGTGCTGTTCAAACAAGAACTGAGAATTCACGTGGTCTATGGCAGCCATTCACAGCTCTTCTTGGGGATGCTCCTA GTGTAAATGTCAAGAAGAATGTTATTGTAGCCATTACATCTGATAAGGGTCTCTGTGGTGGTATCAATTCTACATCTGTTAAAGTCAGCAAAGCACTCCAGAAGATGACTTCTG GTCCAGAGAAAGAAAGCAAGTATGTCATATTAGGAGAAAAGGGGAAAGTTCAACTCATCCGTGACTCCAGGAAGCATATTGAAATGACAGTATCTGAGTTGCAGAAGAACCCTATTAACTACACACAG gTTGCTGTGCTCGCAGATGATATCTTGAAAAATGTTGAATATGATGCTATAAGAGTTGTTTTTAACAAGTTTCAGTCTGTCATTTCATTTAGGCCTACATTGGCCACAATACTGTCCCCAGAG GTTATGGAGAAAGAATCGGAATCTGGTGGGAAGGTTGGTGAGCTGGATTCGTATGAAATTGAAGGAGGTGAAACAAAATCAGAAATCCTGCAGAATCTTACCGAGTTCCAGTTTTCTTGT GTTATGTATAATGCTGTTCTGGAGAATGCacaaaaaatagaccagtcttag